In Deltaproteobacteria bacterium, the following proteins share a genomic window:
- a CDS encoding DUF547 domain-containing protein, with product MRKTPPCLSILSLLLVLVAATATADVFDHSRFDQILKTYVDSQGLVDYNGIARDSDFSFYIQSLETAPVDRLSRDGQLAFWINAYNAVTIDKVIRRKPKRSVRETIIPGVWTSTEFFTSRQHLVAGRRMSQDHIEHQILRRQFRDPRIHFAIICASMGCPPLPRVAYTEVNVQKRLDEETREYLNSPRGTRIDRSENTLYISKLFNWFADDFVQKSGSVLAFIKPYVHEDILEFLERKPRISYLGYNWALNAQSLIQQ from the coding sequence ATGCGCAAAACGCCACCTTGTCTCTCCATACTTTCACTATTGCTGGTCCTGGTTGCTGCTACCGCAACAGCTGATGTATTCGACCATTCACGCTTTGATCAAATCCTTAAGACATACGTAGATTCACAGGGGCTGGTGGACTACAACGGCATAGCCAGGGACAGCGATTTTTCTTTCTACATCCAATCCCTTGAAACAGCGCCCGTTGACAGGCTCTCCCGTGACGGTCAACTCGCCTTCTGGATCAATGCTTACAATGCGGTTACTATTGACAAGGTCATAAGAAGAAAACCGAAAAGGAGCGTCCGGGAAACGATTATTCCCGGAGTGTGGACCTCTACTGAATTTTTCACCAGTCGACAGCACCTGGTAGCAGGTAGAAGGATGAGCCAGGACCACATCGAACACCAGATTCTTCGCAGGCAGTTCCGGGACCCGCGAATCCACTTCGCCATCATCTGCGCCTCCATGGGTTGCCCTCCACTGCCCAGAGTCGCCTACACTGAAGTGAACGTCCAAAAGCGTCTGGACGAAGAAACCAGGGAATACCTCAATTCACCGAGGGGGACCAGGATTGACCGCAGTGAGAATACCCTTTATATCTCGAAACTTTTTAACTGGTTTGCCGATGACTTCGTGCAGAAATCTGGCTCAGTTCTAGCCTTTATAAAACCATACGTACACGAAGACATCCTGGAGTTTCTAGAGAGAAAACCGCGAATTTCCTACCTGGGTTATAATTGGGCCTTGAATGCTCAAAGTCTGATACAGCAATGA